The Desulfoplanes formicivorans genome window below encodes:
- a CDS encoding DUF4870 family protein, with the protein MQFFHLLDLPDLLGIRHFHEVAVPTLIPLYPQLISTPGANMPRRPFPVTPRFDPTAQKKILQFCYIMYGLVFLAGVTAIVAIVVDYIKKDDARQDPVLSSHYRWQIRTFWFSLLWACVAAPLVVLLGLGVVLGFAVTVWYIYRLVKGWIRLMEYRPMYE; encoded by the coding sequence ATGCAATTTTTCCATCTGCTTGATCTCCCTGATCTGCTTGGGATAAGACATTTCCATGAAGTGGCCGTACCCACTCTCATCCCCCTGTATCCACAGCTCATCTCAACCCCGGGAGCCAATATGCCCAGACGTCCCTTTCCGGTAACACCCCGATTCGATCCCACTGCCCAAAAAAAGATCCTGCAGTTCTGCTACATCATGTACGGCCTGGTCTTTCTCGCCGGTGTCACAGCCATCGTGGCCATTGTTGTCGATTACATCAAAAAGGACGACGCACGCCAGGACCCAGTCCTGTCCAGCCATTACCGCTGGCAGATCCGCACCTTCTGGTTCAGCCTGCTCTGGGCCTGTGTGGCCGCGCCCCTGGTTGTTCTCCTGGGTCTTGGCGTGGTTCTGGGCTTTGCCGTGACCGTCTGGTACATTTACAGGCTGGTCAAGGGATGGATCAGACTCATGGAATACCGGCCCATGTATGAATAG
- a CDS encoding molybdopterin-dependent oxidoreductase has translation MNVTALNHRATIYRFLATLFRDEPCLEHVTSFAPGGIADTIASAMSTQPPLASWLQQLTAFLDTASPQDLLRELRYEYADLFLNAGPSPVFPYASVHVSNIPVVQQEPLFQMRQTLRTLELHVDPEFRDLDEHVSVTFEICAILLEREELESYDHFLSSNIMKWVPAFCDQLATNAQSPFYRVWAEICRWFLEKGARLNTEAGIEPILATLAQGLAGADLLGPGPLLLPGAQAPLPDQDIPTHCYTCGALCGMTAKVRDGVLIKVAGLKGDPKGDGRLCPKGGAATKHVNSAYRLKAPLIRENNRFRKASWDEALDLVAARLATIPQGKLAYFRGNDFAGFVHETFFDHLGCPKGTHRTMCDNSNRMANEHNLNDKRPWINYQQSDYIILFGNNELATSYGQRKTAQLKAALKRGAKLVVFDPRKSETAAKATTWIPIKPGTDGAAAMAMAYVIITEDLYDKDFVRNWTTGFNAFRDRILGREDGVARTPQWAEAICEVPAKTLQTIAREFAGATAKGVMSWSGLAQTPNGHWATAAIQALNGLCGTFDAPGGPCLPWKRKLGSAWRDGQVKPEKRPSPKMDHFQLWSGWSPAKFEEHVADGRIKGLVSYWADPVLTWGNTESVTRGIRGLDFCVTIDAFMCNTALESDVVLPDATWLEQSQIKSDWLYEAFLSYFAQVVKPMYDSRPMYRIVQGLAERMGVKDAVPWKTMDEAFANQMRDLPWDFQDLKKQGFLITNPASYYKYKEWGSINPPKGYGSSGTSRTGKYNFLNPVSLEKGVDALPDHKEIDPRFAPDTEFPFIFGNFRILQHEHCSTFNNYQLMKLRKTNTLIMNNEDALRLGIAPGETVTIASPWGKINIRVEPTPDMKPGVLGAAGGYGHVRGLEGDAAFPDFGGVNVPGALMPPNVTEPTGGTPLLKYIKAKVIKA, from the coding sequence ATGAACGTCACGGCACTCAACCATCGGGCCACCATCTACCGGTTTCTGGCAACCCTGTTCCGGGATGAACCTTGCCTGGAACACGTTACATCCTTTGCTCCGGGAGGTATTGCGGACACAATCGCTTCTGCAATGTCCACCCAGCCTCCTCTTGCCTCCTGGTTACAGCAATTGACAGCATTTCTGGACACCGCTTCCCCCCAGGACCTCCTCAGGGAACTGCGTTACGAATACGCCGATCTGTTCCTCAACGCCGGACCTTCCCCGGTTTTTCCCTATGCATCCGTACATGTTTCCAACATTCCCGTGGTTCAGCAGGAACCCCTGTTTCAGATGCGCCAAACCCTGCGAACCCTTGAGCTGCATGTTGATCCGGAGTTCAGGGATCTGGACGAACATGTCAGTGTGACGTTCGAGATATGCGCGATCCTGCTCGAACGGGAAGAGCTGGAATCCTACGACCATTTTCTCTCCTCAAACATCATGAAATGGGTGCCCGCGTTTTGCGACCAATTGGCCACTAACGCCCAGTCTCCCTTCTACCGCGTATGGGCCGAAATCTGTCGCTGGTTCCTTGAAAAGGGTGCCCGACTCAACACCGAGGCCGGCATTGAACCCATCCTTGCGACCCTGGCTCAAGGACTGGCCGGGGCAGATCTTCTCGGACCAGGCCCCCTGCTGCTCCCCGGAGCCCAAGCCCCCCTGCCCGATCAGGACATCCCCACCCACTGCTATACCTGCGGGGCCCTGTGCGGCATGACCGCCAAGGTCAGGGACGGGGTTCTGATCAAGGTGGCCGGGCTCAAGGGTGATCCCAAGGGAGATGGGAGGCTCTGCCCCAAGGGAGGGGCCGCCACCAAACACGTCAACAGCGCCTATCGTCTCAAGGCCCCGCTGATCAGGGAAAACAACCGTTTTCGCAAGGCCAGCTGGGACGAGGCCCTGGACCTGGTCGCGGCCAGGCTGGCAACCATTCCCCAAGGCAAGCTGGCCTATTTCCGGGGCAATGATTTTGCCGGATTCGTGCACGAGACCTTTTTCGATCACCTGGGCTGCCCCAAGGGAACACACCGGACCATGTGCGACAACTCCAACCGCATGGCCAACGAACACAACCTGAACGACAAGCGCCCATGGATCAATTACCAGCAGTCCGATTACATCATTCTCTTTGGCAACAATGAACTGGCCACCTCCTATGGCCAGCGCAAGACCGCCCAACTCAAGGCAGCCCTCAAACGGGGCGCCAAACTGGTTGTTTTTGATCCCCGCAAGTCGGAAACAGCCGCCAAGGCAACCACCTGGATTCCCATCAAGCCGGGAACCGACGGTGCAGCCGCCATGGCCATGGCCTATGTGATCATCACCGAAGATCTGTACGACAAGGATTTTGTCCGGAACTGGACAACGGGTTTCAACGCCTTTCGGGACCGCATTCTGGGCAGGGAAGACGGGGTGGCCAGGACACCACAGTGGGCCGAGGCCATCTGCGAGGTTCCGGCCAAAACCCTGCAGACCATTGCCCGGGAATTTGCAGGGGCCACGGCCAAGGGCGTCATGTCCTGGTCGGGACTGGCCCAGACACCCAACGGACACTGGGCAACCGCCGCCATTCAGGCATTGAACGGATTGTGCGGAACCTTTGACGCGCCTGGCGGCCCGTGTCTGCCCTGGAAACGCAAGCTGGGCTCAGCTTGGAGGGACGGACAGGTCAAACCGGAAAAACGGCCCTCACCCAAGATGGACCATTTTCAGCTCTGGTCGGGCTGGTCCCCGGCCAAATTCGAAGAACACGTGGCTGACGGCCGCATCAAGGGGCTTGTCTCCTACTGGGCCGATCCCGTTCTCACGTGGGGGAATACCGAATCCGTGACCCGCGGGATCAGGGGACTTGACTTCTGCGTGACCATTGATGCTTTCATGTGCAATACCGCCCTTGAAAGCGACGTGGTCTTGCCCGATGCCACCTGGCTGGAGCAGAGTCAGATCAAATCCGACTGGCTGTACGAGGCGTTCCTGAGTTATTTTGCCCAGGTGGTCAAACCCATGTACGACAGTCGTCCCATGTACCGCATTGTTCAGGGGCTGGCCGAGCGCATGGGGGTCAAGGACGCCGTGCCCTGGAAAACCATGGACGAGGCCTTTGCAAACCAGATGCGCGACCTCCCCTGGGATTTTCAGGATCTCAAAAAGCAGGGCTTTCTCATCACCAACCCGGCCTCCTATTACAAATACAAGGAGTGGGGATCCATCAATCCCCCCAAGGGATACGGCAGTTCAGGAACAAGCCGCACCGGCAAGTACAATTTCCTTAATCCGGTGAGCCTTGAAAAGGGAGTGGATGCCCTGCCCGATCACAAGGAAATCGACCCCCGGTTTGCCCCGGACACGGAGTTTCCCTTTATCTTCGGCAATTTCAGGATTCTGCAGCATGAACATTGCTCCACCTTCAACAACTACCAATTGATGAAGCTCAGGAAAACCAACACCCTGATCATGAACAACGAGGATGCCCTGCGCCTGGGCATTGCACCCGGCGAAACCGTCACCATTGCCTCGCCCTGGGGAAAGATCAACATCAGGGTTGAACCCACGCCGGACATGAAACCGGGAGTTTTGGGGGCGGCAGGAGGCTACGGCCATGTGCGGGGCCTTGAGGGCGATGCCGCGTTTCCGGATTTTGGCGGAGTCAACGTGCCCGGAGCGCTCATGCCTCCCAATGTCACCGAACCCACGGGCGGCACCCCCTTGCTCAAATACATCAAAGCCAAAGTGATCAAGGCATGA
- a CDS encoding PAS domain S-box protein: MGTSPHIILIDIDYQIPSDTTSILQNAGYAVSVVKNGTEAMAKMRAMAADMILTPYRLPDMNGDQLCQKIRTATDMDPIAVVMFAPREGSPLEHAQLLAAGADGYIPFPLDQEDFVLRIRSILKVGKLQSSPENANEDYREMLETTPLPYQSLNANGCLVQVNRAWLTTLGYEHEKEVLDRPFSDFLPSGEAKLFPQRFQHFKQSGQLCCVQFEMRKKDGSIIRVSFDGRIARDTNGEFIRTHCIFQEIKARQHLQEHALFEPKPLQASFWKTLAGSVFFFMTGVTLLALMFAPISSREWQISLALIGLIMVVAVVGSFYFVRKMLAIIEYYHNEVDQREHSLKLISENLESQVKQRTQELTQSERRYRTYVSSSPLAILVTDATGRFVDVNPTACSLLGYSQDEFLHMAVPDILDPDHKQRCREGLNTLMHHSRLSDEYVFLHKKGTKIPVSMEGVTLENDSYLFFCQDISQRNAMQEKLRHTEKLRLEESMKMQKLESVGTLAGGIAHDFNNILMGIFGNIELAKHSLPSAHPSRDFLHKAERSLDRAVHLSKQLLTFSKGGEPIKETTGLADLLKDVARFDLSGSPVKPMFTIDPDLWDASVDKGQIQQVFSNLTINAKQAMPDGGNLYFRLENRVLAADEIPSLAPGKYIRITVKDEGTGIPSRHLSRIFDPYFSTKQTGSGLGLATVYAIISKHKGHIAVETEPDKGTAFTIHLPASTRNAAEQAHPPSLQDITPTGQGRILIMDDEELIRGVMKEMLSTLGYDVDTASDGQKALYLYRQAMEARTPYDAVIMDLTIPGGMGGKEAISHLLDMDPEARAIVSSGFVADSTMSQAKQYGFKAVISKPYTLKTLHSVLSKVIAA; encoded by the coding sequence ATGGGCACATCCCCACATATCATCCTTATCGATATAGACTACCAAATCCCTTCAGATACGACATCCATCCTGCAAAACGCGGGATATGCCGTCAGTGTCGTAAAAAATGGCACCGAAGCCATGGCCAAAATGCGCGCGATGGCTGCCGACATGATCCTGACCCCCTATAGGCTTCCGGACATGAATGGGGACCAGCTCTGTCAGAAGATCAGAACCGCTACGGATATGGACCCCATTGCCGTGGTCATGTTCGCCCCTCGCGAGGGTTCCCCCCTGGAGCATGCCCAACTTCTGGCTGCCGGGGCCGATGGATACATCCCCTTTCCCCTTGATCAGGAAGATTTTGTCCTGCGCATCAGATCCATTCTGAAAGTCGGTAAACTCCAATCTTCTCCCGAAAACGCCAATGAAGATTATCGGGAGATGCTCGAGACGACACCGCTACCCTACCAGAGCCTCAACGCCAACGGTTGTCTCGTCCAGGTGAACAGAGCCTGGCTCACCACCCTGGGCTACGAGCACGAAAAGGAAGTGCTTGATCGTCCATTCAGCGATTTTCTGCCCTCAGGAGAGGCAAAGCTTTTTCCCCAGCGATTCCAGCATTTCAAGCAATCCGGCCAGCTCTGCTGTGTACAGTTCGAAATGCGCAAAAAGGACGGCTCAATCATCCGGGTCAGCTTTGACGGTCGTATCGCTAGAGACACAAACGGTGAGTTCATCAGAACCCACTGCATCTTCCAGGAGATCAAGGCAAGGCAGCACCTCCAGGAACATGCCCTTTTCGAGCCCAAACCTCTGCAAGCGTCCTTTTGGAAAACCCTGGCCGGATCGGTCTTCTTCTTCATGACGGGAGTGACCCTTCTTGCCCTGATGTTTGCCCCCATTTCCAGCAGAGAATGGCAGATCAGCCTTGCCCTGATCGGTCTGATCATGGTTGTGGCCGTAGTCGGCTCCTTCTACTTTGTACGGAAAATGCTGGCCATCATTGAGTATTACCACAACGAGGTCGACCAACGCGAACACTCCCTCAAACTCATCAGCGAAAATCTTGAATCCCAGGTGAAACAACGGACTCAGGAACTGACTCAAAGTGAACGCAGATACCGTACCTATGTATCTTCATCGCCACTGGCCATCCTGGTTACCGACGCAACAGGCCGGTTCGTGGATGTCAATCCAACCGCTTGCAGCCTGCTGGGGTACTCCCAGGACGAATTCCTGCACATGGCTGTTCCGGATATTCTCGATCCCGACCACAAACAGCGGTGTCGGGAAGGGCTCAACACCCTGATGCACCACTCCAGGCTGAGTGACGAATATGTCTTTCTCCACAAAAAGGGGACCAAAATCCCTGTCAGCATGGAAGGCGTCACCCTTGAAAACGACAGCTATCTGTTTTTTTGCCAGGACATATCCCAACGCAATGCCATGCAGGAAAAACTCCGGCACACCGAAAAACTCCGGCTGGAAGAATCCATGAAAATGCAGAAGCTGGAAAGCGTGGGCACCCTGGCAGGTGGTATTGCCCATGACTTCAACAACATTCTCATGGGCATCTTCGGAAACATCGAACTGGCCAAACACAGCCTCCCTTCGGCCCATCCATCCCGCGACTTCCTGCACAAGGCGGAACGCTCATTGGACAGGGCGGTCCACCTGAGCAAGCAGCTTTTGACATTTTCCAAAGGAGGAGAACCCATCAAGGAAACCACGGGATTGGCAGACCTGCTCAAGGATGTGGCCCGGTTCGACCTTTCGGGAAGCCCGGTCAAGCCCATGTTCACCATAGATCCGGATCTCTGGGACGCCTCTGTGGACAAAGGCCAGATCCAGCAGGTCTTCTCCAACCTGACCATCAATGCCAAACAGGCCATGCCTGACGGAGGCAATCTGTACTTCAGGCTGGAAAACCGTGTCCTTGCTGCCGACGAGATTCCCTCACTCGCCCCGGGAAAATACATCCGCATCACGGTCAAAGATGAAGGGACCGGTATTCCTTCCAGACACCTTTCAAGGATTTTCGATCCCTACTTCAGCACCAAGCAGACAGGAAGCGGCCTGGGCCTGGCCACCGTGTATGCCATCATTTCCAAACACAAGGGGCATATTGCGGTTGAGACCGAACCGGACAAGGGCACGGCCTTCACCATCCATTTGCCCGCCTCCACAAGAAATGCGGCCGAACAGGCTCATCCACCATCACTCCAGGACATCACCCCAACGGGCCAGGGACGCATCCTGATCATGGATGACGAAGAACTGATTCGCGGAGTCATGAAAGAGATGCTCTCAACCCTGGGATATGACGTAGACACAGCATCAGATGGACAGAAAGCGCTGTACCTGTACAGGCAGGCCATGGAAGCGCGCACCCCCTACGACGCGGTAATCATGGATCTGACCATTCCTGGAGGAATGGGTGGCAAGGAAGCCATCTCGCATCTTCTGGACATGGATCCCGAAGCCCGGGCCATTGTTTCCAGCGGATTCGTTGCCGATTCGACCATGTCCCAGGCCAAACAGTACGGGTTCAAGGCCGTGATATCGAAACCGTACACTTTGAAAACCCTTCATTCTGTTTTGAGCAAGGTTATCGCCGCATGA
- a CDS encoding hybrid sensor histidine kinase/response regulator — protein sequence MPSLPPLSQASRLVFLRMVLAVAFGLTGFAVSFLDFQLPQTTTFSISIFMGLFFPLVIALAWGWRYGLLSALAGGCQSMWWIWHADGWGLLYTVPIFFLWIGWHGWWTTMRSRGNGHYPWYQSVFIIEIPFRIISEAGFLTLFTWLVSLNPPPWAPTLASNEVSPGTMLGAAFDHTIAGYMLLLLAHTVLHLTRVRQALGLTDKTVQNDISTLYASSIFIGLTVWAVDSMLHLKFGNTDHATFWQVALFDPGPHLFIRIAFIFFALCGAIAVTPMLRNRERLQKRVMHLNHVLDGLHKVNRIIDRVKDPHDLINAICDQLVQVEGYLSVCIFRLDAQGEYMDYGLAGAPMHQRPPVLCTHGRNAITSQNLLVAQHHVDTCTDCPFRNNQTPIDTPLGCLAHPITYRGTTYGALVASLPLDRALDVQEQYLFKEIAADIAFALHSLEEEAERRLAEIALRESEQRFSQLLDSVPEVAVQGYGADGTIRYWNKASEMIYGYTRDEAIGRKFHTVIPASMHEQISDIMAAGTQNHHMPPPQERTFTNNHGETITVLTSHTMVVRTGQDSELYCIDIDLRQRKQTESRLMDSKAEIQSIFRSSPVGIGLVQNRIFTRVNQRFCEMLGYTEEELLGKPSSMIYPSREEFHRVGQEKYALIRKTGTGTVETRFLHKDGSILHVLLSSTPLDMDDHAKGVTFTALDITDRKQAVDALRQSQEHLKTTLQSIGDAVVTTDHQTRVMTMNPVAEALTGWTQDEARGLPLRKVFPIISAMDRKECENPAARAMSQGTIVGLANHTLLIAKDGRERHIADSAAPIRNLDGQITGAVLVFRDVTQEYRMRRELQKMDKLESLGKLAGGLAHDFNNILMAIYGNIELASSHFAPDHPARTFLDHAGQSIDRATKITNKLLTFSKGGSPVKERLAVASLVREIVGFDLSGSGVKAVFDIPDNLRDIEGDRGQLEQVFTNLTDNARQAMGDEGTLYVTIANQQVAEHEVAGLQSGPYVTLVFEDTGPGIAPEHVGKVFDPYFTTHQTRSGLGLATVYSIISKHDGIITAESRKGQGARFTIYLPALDAPQDQVHAPSTRAVTEAPRPTHSPTPRRILIMDDEPMIRDVLTALLEALDYEVESTVDGDQAVTAYKDAMEAGSPFDAVILDLTIPGGMGGAKTIQQLLRIDSNVRGIVSSGYADDPIIARFQDYGFKGVAIKPYTLEELGNTLDTVLG from the coding sequence ATGCCCTCATTACCCCCGCTCTCGCAAGCTTCTCGCCTTGTCTTCTTGCGCATGGTTCTTGCTGTTGCCTTCGGACTGACCGGATTTGCCGTCAGTTTTCTCGACTTCCAACTTCCCCAGACGACAACGTTCTCCATAAGTATTTTCATGGGCCTTTTCTTCCCCCTGGTCATTGCCCTGGCCTGGGGATGGCGGTACGGCCTGCTCAGTGCCCTGGCCGGCGGGTGCCAGTCCATGTGGTGGATCTGGCATGCAGACGGCTGGGGCCTGTTATATACGGTGCCAATCTTTTTCCTCTGGATCGGTTGGCATGGCTGGTGGACTACCATGAGAAGCAGGGGCAACGGCCACTATCCATGGTATCAATCCGTTTTCATCATTGAAATTCCCTTCCGCATAATCAGCGAAGCGGGCTTTCTCACCCTGTTCACCTGGCTGGTCTCCCTCAATCCCCCGCCGTGGGCACCAACCCTCGCGTCCAACGAAGTGTCTCCTGGCACAATGCTCGGAGCGGCCTTTGATCACACGATCGCCGGGTACATGCTTCTTCTCCTCGCCCATACCGTGCTCCATCTCACCAGGGTACGCCAGGCTCTGGGACTTACGGACAAGACAGTCCAGAACGACATATCCACCCTATATGCCAGCTCCATCTTCATCGGATTGACAGTCTGGGCCGTGGACTCCATGCTCCATCTCAAGTTCGGGAATACGGATCATGCCACATTCTGGCAGGTGGCCCTGTTCGATCCGGGTCCCCATCTCTTCATACGCATCGCATTCATCTTTTTCGCCCTGTGCGGCGCCATTGCCGTGACCCCAATGCTCCGCAACCGGGAACGGCTCCAAAAACGCGTCATGCATCTCAACCATGTTCTGGACGGCCTGCACAAAGTCAACAGGATTATTGACCGGGTCAAGGATCCCCACGATCTGATCAATGCCATTTGCGACCAGCTTGTCCAGGTGGAAGGCTACCTCTCGGTATGCATCTTTCGACTGGATGCCCAGGGTGAATACATGGATTACGGCCTTGCAGGGGCCCCAATGCACCAGCGCCCACCCGTACTGTGTACTCATGGTCGCAACGCCATAACCTCCCAGAATCTTCTTGTGGCGCAACACCATGTGGACACATGCACCGATTGCCCCTTCCGGAACAACCAGACGCCCATAGACACACCTCTGGGCTGCCTTGCCCATCCCATAACGTACAGGGGCACGACCTATGGAGCGCTGGTGGCGTCCCTTCCCCTGGACCGCGCGCTGGACGTGCAGGAACAATATCTTTTCAAGGAGATTGCAGCGGACATTGCCTTTGCCCTGCACAGCCTGGAAGAAGAGGCCGAACGGCGCCTGGCCGAAATAGCTCTGCGCGAGAGCGAGCAACGATTCAGCCAGCTCCTCGACAGCGTACCCGAGGTAGCGGTTCAGGGATATGGAGCCGATGGAACCATCCGTTACTGGAACAAGGCCAGTGAAATGATCTACGGATATACGCGGGACGAGGCCATTGGCCGCAAATTCCACACAGTCATCCCCGCATCCATGCACGAACAGATCTCAGACATCATGGCCGCGGGAACCCAGAACCATCACATGCCTCCACCTCAGGAACGGACATTCACAAACAACCACGGCGAGACCATCACCGTCCTGACAAGCCACACCATGGTCGTTCGCACGGGACAGGACTCCGAGCTGTACTGCATTGATATCGACCTCAGGCAACGCAAGCAGACGGAATCACGTCTCATGGACAGCAAGGCCGAGATCCAGAGCATTTTCCGATCGTCTCCCGTGGGTATCGGGCTGGTCCAAAACAGGATTTTCACCCGTGTCAATCAACGTTTTTGTGAAATGCTCGGATACACGGAAGAGGAACTCCTGGGGAAACCTTCCTCCATGATCTATCCTTCCCGGGAAGAATTCCATCGTGTTGGCCAGGAAAAATACGCCTTGATCCGAAAAACAGGCACAGGAACCGTCGAGACCCGTTTTCTGCATAAAGACGGCTCCATCCTCCACGTCCTTTTGAGCTCGACGCCCCTGGATATGGACGACCATGCCAAGGGGGTCACGTTCACGGCCCTGGACATCACCGACAGGAAACAGGCTGTGGACGCCCTGCGTCAGAGCCAGGAACACCTCAAGACAACCCTGCAATCCATTGGCGACGCCGTTGTGACCACGGACCATCAGACCCGGGTGATGACCATGAACCCGGTGGCCGAGGCCCTGACGGGATGGACGCAGGACGAGGCCAGGGGTCTTCCCCTTCGGAAGGTTTTTCCCATTATCAGCGCCATGGACCGCAAGGAATGCGAAAACCCGGCAGCCAGGGCCATGAGCCAGGGCACCATTGTCGGACTGGCCAATCATACCCTGCTCATTGCCAAAGATGGCAGGGAACGTCATATTGCAGATTCTGCCGCTCCCATCCGCAATCTTGACGGACAGATCACCGGAGCGGTTCTGGTCTTTCGGGATGTCACCCAAGAATACCGCATGCGCAGGGAACTGCAAAAAATGGATAAGCTCGAAAGCCTGGGCAAACTGGCTGGCGGGCTGGCCCATGATTTCAACAACATTCTCATGGCCATTTACGGAAACATTGAACTGGCATCGAGCCATTTCGCACCCGACCATCCCGCGCGCACCTTCTTGGACCACGCCGGACAATCCATTGACCGGGCAACCAAGATCACCAACAAGCTGCTCACCTTTTCCAAGGGGGGCAGCCCGGTCAAGGAGCGTCTTGCAGTGGCCTCCCTGGTCCGGGAAATCGTTGGCTTCGACCTTTCCGGAAGCGGTGTGAAAGCCGTTTTCGACATCCCGGACAATCTCAGGGACATAGAGGGAGACAGGGGGCAGCTGGAACAGGTCTTTACCAACCTGACCGACAATGCCAGGCAGGCCATGGGGGATGAAGGTACCCTGTACGTGACCATAGCCAACCAACAGGTCGCAGAGCATGAAGTAGCAGGACTGCAGTCCGGCCCCTATGTCACCCTGGTGTTCGAGGATACGGGTCCAGGTATCGCTCCCGAACATGTGGGCAAGGTGTTTGATCCCTATTTCACCACCCATCAGACCAGATCGGGCCTGGGCCTGGCCACGGTCTATTCCATTATCTCCAAACACGACGGCATCATCACGGCCGAATCCCGGAAGGGACAGGGCGCGCGGTTCACCATCTATCTTCCGGCCCTGGACGCGCCCCAAGACCAGGTTCATGCCCCATCCACCCGGGCTGTCACGGAGGCACCACGCCCCACGCATTCCCCAACCCCACGACGCATACTGATCATGGACGACGAGCCCATGATCCGGGATGTTCTCACCGCGCTGCTTGAGGCCCTGGATTACGAAGTCGAAAGCACCGTTGACGGCGACCAGGCCGTGACCGCCTACAAGGACGCCATGGAAGCGGGTTCACCCTTTGATGCAGTCATCCTTGACCTGACCATTCCCGGAGGCATGGGTGGTGCCAAGACGATCCAGCAGCTCTTGCGGATTGATTCCAACGTCAGGGGCATTGTCTCCAGCGGATATGCCGATGATCCGATCATTGCCAGGTTCCAGGACTATGGATTCAAGGGAGTGGCCATCAAGCCCTACACCCTGGAGGAACTCGGCAACACGCTGGACACGGTGCTGGGATAA
- the arfB gene encoding alternative ribosome rescue aminoacyl-tRNA hydrolase ArfB, with protein MLRISNTVILPDNEIELIPIRAQGAGGQNVNKVSSAVHLRFDIQASSLPQVYKERLMALRDNRITRDGVILIKAQNHRTQEKNREEALKRLCQLIRSVTVVPKKRRPTQPSKAARKRRVASKIKRGQIKTLRRKVNDTE; from the coding sequence ATGCTTCGCATATCCAATACCGTCATTCTCCCGGACAACGAGATCGAGCTCATTCCCATCCGTGCCCAAGGGGCCGGAGGACAGAACGTCAACAAGGTTTCCTCGGCCGTGCACCTGCGTTTTGATATCCAGGCATCATCCCTGCCCCAGGTGTACAAAGAGCGCCTCATGGCCTTGCGGGACAACAGAATCACCCGGGACGGGGTCATCCTCATCAAGGCCCAGAACCATCGGACCCAGGAAAAGAACCGGGAGGAGGCCCTCAAACGGCTTTGCCAACTCATCCGCTCCGTGACCGTGGTTCCCAAAAAACGCAGGCCCACCCAACCCAGCAAGGCTGCCCGCAAACGACGCGTTGCCAGCAAGATCAAACGCGGCCAAATCAAAACCCTGCGCCGGAAGGTCAACGATACGGAATAA